Proteins encoded together in one Anaerococcus murdochii window:
- a CDS encoding GNAT family N-acetyltransferase — MEIREILKADLSKLSKLMVEVYNAPPWNDKWTEETALESLTDTLNFPNFTGYLIGDGNNIIGAILGHSRKYATETTYYIDEFFISEKYRRLGLGDKLYNTTINQLKKKSISGAFFTTLKNSPAYYFYTKEGAWDLEDSACFYHKF; from the coding sequence TTGGAAATTAGGGAAATTTTAAAAGCAGATTTATCTAAATTATCAAAGTTGATGGTAGAAGTCTATAATGCTCCGCCATGGAATGATAAATGGACAGAAGAAACAGCCTTAGAATCCTTAACTGATACTTTGAATTTTCCAAACTTTACTGGATATCTTATAGGAGATGGAAATAATATTATAGGAGCAATACTGGGACATTCTAGGAAATATGCCACTGAAACTACCTATTATATTGATGAGTTTTTCATTTCTGAAAAATATAGGAGATTAGGTTTAGGGGATAAACTGTATAATACAACTATTAATCAATTAAAGAAAAAATCTATAAGTGGGGCATTTTTTACAACTTTGAAAAATTCTCCTGCCTATTATTTTTATACAAAAGAAGGAGCCTGGGATCTAGAGGATTCAGCATGTTTCTACCATAAATTTTAG
- a CDS encoding ATP-dependent DNA helicase, with protein sequence MKIRTSVRNLIEFVMRSGDIDNRFRDNTRMIEGIRAHQKIQAKYDKTYKKEYKLKNTTTYKDVVFEVEGRADGLGKKDGTYLIDEIKSTSRSLEDLTDDNKLHWAQALCYAYFYALDNSQEKMLISLTYVSVDDYRSKIFEKSFSFDELKDFYFKLLDEYIIFSKILATNREKRDLSIKELDFPYPSYRKGQRKMAVAVYTAILEEKNLFVDAPTGIGKTISAIFPSIKSMPESLTDKVFYLTSKNTIAKEALKSLNLLEDKRLFIKALHITSKEKICLNDEVSCNPVDCPYAKGHFDRINDALKDILENENIIDYDIIIEYAKKYMVCPLEFELDISLYADFVICDYNYVFDPNVFLKRFFEEVIDSYVFLIDEAHNLLERTRDMYSYSFKDTTFTGLIELLDEKKDRKLRKKLGQIVDDFNKLGQIAKKNSYYFTNEYIDVLDKDLISLSKVMEKFLVEKTDHAIYDQVLDLYFEINKYLKISDYFTEGFYNVISYDPGSFERSFEIKCVDPREVLKNKYKLARSSIFFSATLSPMGYFVKALAGEDSLKLRLDMPFNPSHLLIFKKSISTRYRDRNRNLALVAESIRDFVTSKKGNYFIFFPSYSYLEDVAEYYKDNFDEEILIQERIMTAEARGEFLNEFTYDSAKIGFLVLGGIFSEGVDLIGDRLIGSMIISVGMPGVSKERDLIKYHFDKEGFNGFDYSYTYPGLNKVFQAAGRVIRGEEDRGIIYLLDDRYSWQKYMELFPKHWKNQVIANDKNDFERIINKFWSIDEKETD encoded by the coding sequence ATGAAAATAAGGACATCTGTTCGAAACTTAATTGAATTCGTTATGAGATCTGGCGATATAGATAACAGATTTAGGGACAATACCAGGATGATTGAAGGTATTAGGGCCCACCAAAAAATTCAAGCTAAGTACGATAAGACTTATAAAAAAGAATATAAACTTAAAAATACTACGACCTATAAGGACGTAGTTTTTGAGGTTGAAGGTAGGGCAGATGGGCTTGGCAAAAAAGATGGAACTTATCTTATAGATGAGATTAAGTCAACCTCAAGAAGCCTAGAGGATTTAACAGACGATAATAAACTCCATTGGGCCCAGGCTCTTTGTTATGCTTACTTTTATGCTCTTGACAATTCACAAGAAAAGATGCTTATTTCCCTAACTTACGTATCGGTTGATGATTATAGGTCTAAGATATTTGAAAAGTCCTTTAGCTTTGATGAACTCAAAGATTTTTATTTTAAGCTCCTAGATGAATACATAATATTTTCAAAAATTTTGGCTACTAATAGAGAAAAAAGAGATTTGTCTATAAAAGAATTGGATTTTCCTTACCCATCTTACAGGAAAGGCCAGAGGAAGATGGCTGTGGCTGTTTACACTGCAATCTTAGAAGAAAAAAATCTTTTTGTGGACGCGCCGACAGGTATAGGAAAAACTATTTCAGCGATTTTCCCAAGTATAAAATCCATGCCTGAATCTTTAACAGACAAGGTATTCTACCTAACAAGCAAAAATACCATAGCAAAAGAAGCCTTAAAAAGTCTAAATCTTCTTGAGGATAAGAGACTTTTTATAAAAGCCTTACATATTACAAGCAAGGAAAAAATTTGCTTAAATGACGAGGTTTCATGTAATCCTGTTGATTGTCCTTATGCCAAGGGCCATTTTGATAGGATAAATGACGCCCTAAAAGATATACTAGAGAATGAAAATATAATAGACTATGATATAATTATCGAGTATGCAAAAAAATATATGGTTTGCCCACTGGAATTTGAACTCGATATTAGCCTCTATGCTGATTTTGTAATTTGCGATTATAATTATGTTTTTGATCCAAATGTTTTTTTGAAGAGGTTTTTTGAGGAAGTCATAGATTCCTATGTATTTTTGATAGATGAGGCACACAACCTATTAGAAAGAACAAGGGATATGTATTCCTATTCCTTCAAAGATACTACTTTTACAGGTTTAATCGAACTTTTAGATGAGAAAAAAGATAGAAAGTTAAGAAAAAAATTGGGCCAGATTGTAGATGATTTTAATAAATTAGGCCAAATTGCAAAGAAAAATTCCTATTATTTTACAAATGAATATATAGATGTTTTGGATAAGGATTTGATTTCATTGTCAAAGGTCATGGAGAAATTTTTGGTAGAAAAGACTGACCATGCTATTTACGATCAGGTTCTTGACCTTTATTTTGAAATAAATAAGTATCTAAAAATTTCGGATTATTTTACTGAAGGCTTTTATAATGTTATTTCTTATGACCCAGGAAGTTTTGAGAGAAGTTTTGAGATAAAGTGTGTCGATCCTAGAGAAGTGCTTAAAAATAAATATAAACTTGCAAGGTCATCGATATTTTTCTCTGCAACCCTTTCGCCAATGGGTTATTTTGTAAAGGCGCTTGCTGGAGAAGATTCCCTAAAACTAAGACTAGATATGCCTTTTAATCCTAGTCATCTTTTGATTTTTAAAAAATCTATATCAACAAGATATAGAGATAGGAATAGGAATTTGGCCCTGGTTGCAGAATCAATTAGGGATTTTGTCACAAGTAAAAAAGGTAATTATTTTATATTTTTTCCATCTTATTCTTATTTGGAAGATGTGGCAGAGTATTATAAGGATAATTTTGATGAAGAAATTCTTATCCAAGAAAGAATAATGACGGCAGAAGCTAGGGGAGAGTTTTTAAATGAATTTACCTATGATTCGGCGAAAATTGGATTTTTAGTTCTTGGTGGAATTTTCTCTGAAGGAGTAGACTTAATTGGCGATAGGCTAATTGGATCGATGATTATTTCTGTTGGAATGCCTGGAGTCTCAAAAGAAAGAGACTTGATTAAGTATCATTTTGACAAAGAAGGCTTCAATGGCTTTGATTATTCCTACACTTATCCAGGCTTAAATAAGGTCTTTCAAGCAGCAGGAAGAGTTATTAGAGGAGAAGAAGATAGGGGAATAATTTATCTTTTGGATGATAGGTATTCATGGCAAAAATATATGGAGCTTTTTCCTAAGCATTGGAAAAATCAAGTGATAGCAAATGATAAGAATGATTTTGAAAGAATTATAAATAAATTTTGGAGTATAGATGAAAAAGAGACAGACTAA
- a CDS encoding nitroreductase family protein — protein sequence MNQTIKNQLKHRTIREFTGEKIDDLTIKTLLDVVNMSASSNGMQNMSIIRITDPKIKEKLAENGNQDYMARATELWIFIVDLKRNYEIARELGLENDNLISFDKFIQGFTDAIIAAQNLTIAVESLGLGANYFGNIHNDTKKVIELLGMPKLTYPAVGVGFGVPNQDPQIKPRLNINLKTFENSYKTYDSYLEMIKAYDEEMTTYYDLRDSGRKSESFSSQIPKKQGYIIKNRNKMFETLVDQGFILNPQ from the coding sequence ATGAACCAAACAATCAAAAACCAATTAAAACACAGGACTATTAGAGAATTTACAGGTGAAAAGATAGATGATTTAACAATAAAAACCCTACTGGATGTTGTAAATATGTCTGCATCTTCAAACGGCATGCAAAATATGTCTATAATTAGGATTACGGATCCAAAAATCAAAGAAAAATTAGCTGAAAATGGCAACCAAGACTACATGGCTAGGGCAACTGAACTTTGGATTTTTATCGTAGATTTAAAAAGAAATTACGAAATAGCAAGAGAATTAGGCCTAGAAAATGACAATTTGATTAGCTTTGATAAGTTTATCCAAGGTTTTACAGACGCAATTATTGCTGCACAGAATTTGACAATTGCTGTTGAGTCTTTAGGCCTTGGAGCTAATTATTTTGGTAATATCCACAATGATACAAAGAAGGTAATAGAATTACTAGGGATGCCAAAATTAACCTATCCAGCAGTTGGTGTTGGTTTTGGAGTTCCAAACCAAGATCCTCAAATAAAGCCAAGATTAAATATAAATTTAAAAACTTTTGAAAATTCCTATAAGACCTATGATTCTTATCTAGAAATGATAAAGGCTTATGATGAAGAAATGACAACTTACTATGATTTGAGAGATTCTGGTAGGAAAAGCGAGTCTTTTTCTAGTCAAATTCCTAAAAAACAAGGTTACATTATTAAAAATAGGAATAAAATGTTTGAAACCCTAGTCGACCAAGGTTTCATACTAAATCCACAATAA
- a CDS encoding alpha/beta hydrolase has protein sequence MSLTYKIAAGIVRLLGVKKMFLKNKEEMLEYAKGENAKVVFELEKAKKRAMRRNYFLFDRDVMGSMLITYQKNKCPADGAVLYLFGGGMITQPNKIDFSLAERIMEKTNKDVWFLFYPLCSEDVNVSKTYEVCFGTYRLMTETYQAYNISALGFSSGACLSLGIFLHNNALGKPLPMPGKIISVSPGGIPDASQDENKEIWDKLKELNQKDIMIEPTYFKIAREILKGDADLPEYMLDGTKGDFTDFPKTYFYYGGNECLFAFAEEFKKAMEKYKAPYEIIVGEGMCHCYPLVRFFREGREAQDEIIELLKS, from the coding sequence ATGAGCCTAACTTATAAAATAGCAGCTGGCATTGTAAGACTTCTTGGTGTCAAAAAAATGTTTTTAAAAAATAAAGAAGAGATGCTAGAATATGCAAAAGGCGAAAATGCAAAAGTAGTTTTTGAGCTTGAGAAGGCAAAAAAGAGAGCTATGAGGAGAAATTATTTTCTATTTGATAGGGATGTGATGGGATCTATGCTCATAACTTATCAAAAAAATAAATGTCCGGCTGATGGAGCTGTTCTTTACCTTTTTGGTGGGGGAATGATTACACAACCGAATAAAATAGATTTTTCTTTAGCCGAAAGGATAATGGAAAAAACTAATAAAGACGTCTGGTTTTTGTTTTATCCTCTATGTTCAGAAGATGTTAATGTGAGTAAGACCTATGAAGTTTGTTTTGGAACCTATAGGTTAATGACAGAAACTTACCAAGCTTATAATATAAGTGCATTGGGTTTTTCTTCAGGGGCTTGTCTTTCTCTTGGAATATTTCTTCACAATAATGCTTTGGGAAAACCTCTTCCAATGCCTGGCAAAATAATATCAGTCTCTCCAGGAGGAATTCCTGATGCAAGCCAAGATGAAAACAAAGAGATATGGGATAAATTAAAAGAACTAAACCAAAAAGACATCATGATAGAGCCAACATATTTTAAAATCGCCAGAGAAATCTTGAAGGGAGATGCAGATTTGCCAGAATATATGTTAGATGGAACAAAGGGAGATTTCACTGATTTTCCAAAAACTTATTTCTATTATGGTGGCAATGAATGCCTCTTTGCCTTTGCTGAAGAATTTAAAAAAGCAATGGAAAAATATAAAGCCCCATATGAGATTATTGTTGGTGAGGGCATGTGCCATTGTTATCCTTTAGTGAGGTTTTTTAGAGAAGGAAGAGAAGCTCAAGATGAAATAATAGAATTATTGAAGTCTTGA
- the rlmD gene encoding 23S rRNA (uracil(1939)-C(5))-methyltransferase RlmD, which produces MKKRQTKDIKITQMKYPNISIGFDENGRKVEFKGGLLGQTIRVKAGKKNKDRIKGKYIELLEGSKLENAREYCPQAEICGGCAYQKLAYETELMLKHGMIKDLFDEHGIEYNNDISINRSPITKGFRNKMEYTFGDSVKGGPLVLGLHRKRRFYEIVDCKNCNIVDRDFNTIRSKVQEYFREKNTDFYHKMAKEGLLRHLVIRKAMHTDQIMVILVTTSDDTFDETRLRLFLHMLLDLDLDGKIFSVYHVLNDSVADAVIPEKIKLIYGKEYITEEMMGLEFRISPFSFFQPNVFTAEKLYQKAFDLAEIDKTMDVLDLYSGTGTITQLMASVAKSATGIEIVEEAVEKARENARINGLDNVNFLCGDVLEEIEKVGNKYDVVVLDPPRAGISPASLEKILNIDCKKFVYISCNPKTQMENLKTFIDRGFEIKDYEIYDQFPNSRHLETIALLEK; this is translated from the coding sequence ATGAAAAAGAGACAGACTAAAGATATAAAAATCACTCAAATGAAATATCCAAATATTTCAATAGGTTTTGATGAAAATGGAAGGAAAGTAGAATTTAAGGGTGGTCTTTTAGGCCAAACCATAAGAGTAAAAGCTGGAAAGAAAAACAAGGATAGGATAAAAGGGAAATACATAGAGCTCCTTGAAGGATCAAAGCTAGAAAATGCTAGAGAATATTGCCCACAAGCTGAAATTTGCGGTGGTTGTGCTTATCAAAAACTTGCTTATGAAACGGAACTTATGCTTAAGCATGGAATGATAAAAGATTTATTTGATGAACATGGAATTGAATATAACAATGACATATCAATAAATAGGTCACCTATCACAAAAGGTTTTAGGAATAAGATGGAATATACTTTTGGTGACTCAGTTAAGGGGGGCCCGCTTGTTTTAGGACTTCATAGAAAGAGAAGATTTTATGAAATAGTAGATTGCAAAAATTGTAATATTGTAGATAGGGATTTTAATACTATTAGGTCAAAGGTCCAGGAATATTTTAGAGAAAAGAACACAGATTTTTATCACAAAATGGCAAAAGAAGGTCTCTTAAGACACCTAGTCATTAGAAAAGCCATGCACACTGACCAAATTATGGTAATATTAGTAACCACAAGTGATGACACTTTTGATGAAACAAGATTAAGATTATTCTTGCACATGCTTTTAGATTTAGATCTTGATGGCAAAATTTTCTCAGTATATCATGTCTTAAATGATTCGGTTGCAGATGCAGTTATTCCTGAAAAGATAAAATTGATTTACGGCAAAGAATATATCACAGAAGAAATGATGGGTCTTGAATTTAGGATATCCCCATTTTCTTTCTTCCAGCCAAATGTATTTACAGCAGAAAAACTCTACCAAAAAGCCTTTGACCTTGCTGAAATTGACAAAACTATGGACGTCCTCGACCTATATTCAGGAACAGGTACTATCACCCAGCTAATGGCAAGTGTAGCAAAGAGCGCAACAGGCATAGAGATTGTCGAAGAAGCAGTAGAAAAAGCAAGAGAAAATGCAAGGATAAATGGTCTGGATAATGTAAATTTCCTCTGTGGCGATGTCTTAGAAGAGATAGAAAAAGTAGGAAACAAATACGACGTGGTGGTATTAGATCCACCAAGAGCAGGAATAAGTCCTGCATCTTTAGAAAAAATTCTAAATATCGACTGCAAAAAATTTGTCTACATCTCATGCAATCCAAAAACACAAATGGAAAATTTAAAAACTTTTATAGATAGGGGATTTGAGATAAAGGACTACGAAATTTACGATCAATTCCCAAATTCAAGACATTTAGAGACAATTGCTTTACTTGAGAAATAG
- a CDS encoding alpha/beta fold hydrolase, giving the protein MNFICYGEKSNKSILFIHGLASTADLCFKPLLPYLTDYYVIFCELDGHCESKLNNLVSMEKTIKDIEAYINNELNGELYGICGFSMGGTLAVDLISRGNIKVEKVLLDAPITVELDLMGLIYTWAFIIGTNMIKKGIKISKNLLDKVMGKDNTSIIEMMYPKISNTTIKNVCKYIYHYKFSKNLKKYSKPVLFWRGSEEPIPAKSQKNLEKYLPQMTVEVFKGFGHGQFLHERPKEYAERLKKFMDD; this is encoded by the coding sequence ATGAATTTTATTTGTTATGGAGAAAAATCAAATAAATCAATTTTATTTATACACGGTCTTGCATCAACTGCAGATTTGTGTTTTAAGCCACTTTTACCTTATCTTACTGATTATTATGTGATTTTTTGTGAACTTGATGGGCATTGTGAATCTAAGTTAAATAATTTAGTTTCTATGGAAAAAACAATTAAAGATATTGAAGCATATATAAACAATGAATTAAATGGTGAGCTTTATGGGATTTGTGGTTTTTCAATGGGAGGCACACTTGCAGTAGACCTAATTTCTAGAGGCAATATTAAGGTCGAAAAAGTTCTACTAGATGCACCGATAACTGTAGAACTTGACTTGATGGGTCTTATATATACTTGGGCCTTTATCATAGGAACAAATATGATAAAAAAAGGAATAAAAATTTCTAAGAATTTATTAGATAAGGTCATGGGCAAGGATAATACAAGTATTATAGAAATGATGTATCCAAAAATCAGCAATACAACTATTAAAAATGTTTGCAAATATATTTACCATTACAAATTTTCTAAGAATTTAAAAAAATATTCTAAACCCGTTTTATTTTGGAGGGGTAGCGAAGAGCCAATTCCAGCAAAAAGCCAAAAGAATTTGGAAAAATATTTACCACAAATGACAGTAGAAGTATTTAAAGGCTTTGGTCATGGTCAATTTTTGCATGAACGCCCAAAAGAATACGCTGAAAGATTGAAAAAATTCATGGACGATTAA
- a CDS encoding nucleoside 2-deoxyribosyltransferase has protein sequence MKGYLASHFFNDAMFRWTEDLAQYIEKNTDLELYVPQRNADINDKKTNDATITDIKISQADTAHLKESNILIANLDGLTIDDGVSAEIMAHGVMREFEIEHGIDFPRMIIGIITDMRYQGTGENKLYRNLMVVGKVKEHGHLVVGYAGDDSFKEEVVRYINDFIKENK, from the coding sequence TTGAAAGGATATTTAGCAAGTCATTTTTTTAATGATGCTATGTTTAGGTGGACAGAGGACTTGGCCCAGTATATAGAAAAAAATACTGACCTAGAACTTTATGTCCCACAAAGAAATGCAGATATAAATGATAAAAAAACTAATGATGCGACTATCACAGATATAAAAATATCTCAAGCTGATACAGCGCATCTAAAAGAATCAAACATACTAATTGCCAATCTTGATGGTCTTACAATCGACGATGGGGTTTCCGCTGAGATTATGGCCCATGGAGTTATGCGAGAATTTGAAATAGAACATGGAATAGATTTTCCAAGGATGATTATAGGGATAATCACAGATATGAGATATCAGGGAACGGGTGAGAATAAACTCTATAGAAATCTCATGGTCGTTGGAAAAGTAAAGGAGCATGGCCACTTGGTTGTAGGATATGCTGGAGATGATTCTTTTAAAGAAGAAGTAGTTAGATATATAAATGATTTTATAAAAGAAAATAAATAA
- a CDS encoding response regulator transcription factor: MKRILIIEDNEDIGLQMKRYLIKNDYEVELAKSFYEATFKMNVDIDVALLDINLPDKDGQHLIEKLKEKDIRVIVTTVKNEEDFIIAALDQGADDYLTKPFSLAILRARIDAVLRTLPISQDKSISYKDIKIDLNESKVYFKGENIELTPLEYEILLLFIKNSHRVYTRSQLLEMFWEDRDKFVNDNTLTSTIKRIREKLDREVISTVRGIGYRMD, translated from the coding sequence ATGAAAAGAATTTTAATTATAGAAGATAATGAAGATATTGGCTTGCAAATGAAAAGATATTTAATAAAAAATGACTATGAAGTTGAACTTGCCAAGTCTTTTTATGAAGCGACATTCAAGATGAATGTTGATATTGATGTAGCGCTACTTGATATAAATCTACCAGATAAAGATGGTCAACATCTGATAGAGAAATTAAAAGAAAAGGACATCAGGGTTATTGTAACAACGGTAAAAAATGAAGAAGATTTTATAATTGCAGCCTTGGATCAGGGGGCGGACGATTACCTAACAAAACCATTTTCACTTGCTATATTAAGGGCGAGGATTGATGCTGTTTTAAGGACTCTGCCTATATCACAAGATAAAAGTATTTCTTATAAAGATATAAAAATAGATTTAAACGAGTCAAAAGTTTATTTTAAAGGGGAAAATATTGAATTAACTCCACTTGAGTATGAAATTTTACTTTTATTTATTAAAAATTCCCACAGAGTTTATACAAGGAGCCAACTTCTTGAAATGTTTTGGGAAGATAGGGATAAGTTTGTAAATGATAACACCCTCACATCAACTATTAAAAGAATTAGAGAAAAGCTTGATAGGGAAGTTATATCAACTGTCAGGGGAATTGGTTATAGGATGGACTAG
- a CDS encoding folate family ECF transporter S component, which translates to MNKKISVDSLVKAAMLTALSIIFSRFFGIFITPTIKFSFGHLPLMLAGMLLGPIPGALAGLAADLIGVAINAGGTPHFGFTFVSVLTGLIPGLITEYCKDKNISMKVQVGLMVFFVFYICHMFLNTLWLSQLFNNPYKVMLASRFVKVLVDGIINYFLLYFIATKLLDKLK; encoded by the coding sequence ATGAATAAAAAAATTAGTGTTGATTCACTCGTGAAGGCGGCTATGTTGACGGCTTTATCAATTATCTTTTCAAGATTTTTTGGTATTTTCATCACACCAACAATTAAGTTTTCTTTTGGCCACTTGCCATTGATGCTTGCAGGCATGCTATTAGGTCCAATACCTGGAGCACTTGCCGGACTTGCAGCCGACTTAATAGGTGTTGCTATAAATGCTGGAGGCACACCACACTTTGGATTTACCTTTGTATCTGTCCTAACAGGTCTTATACCTGGACTTATAACAGAATACTGTAAGGATAAAAACATTTCTATGAAGGTTCAAGTTGGACTTATGGTATTTTTTGTGTTTTACATCTGCCATATGTTCTTAAACACCTTATGGCTAAGCCAATTGTTTAACAATCCTTATAAGGTAATGTTAGCTTCACGTTTTGTAAAAGTATTAGTAGATGGAATAATAAATTATTTCCTTCTATATTTCATAGCTACAAAATTACTAGATAAATTAAAATAG
- a CDS encoding sensor histidine kinase, translating into MVYVFWIISLFSLYYFLEKRKKKRINELTDLIENMKNQEFKIPMKQDDFSILEDKIYKLFIEIVEAKETTSKNSEKQIEYLEDIAHQIKTPITSMIFSVENLEIDYPDNDDIGILKRQIQRLNSLSDILLKLSSLDANKDLMKKEEINLDELVTYALDALDIKKSTSIKTSNNLKENIIFGDFYWLTEALINILKNADNRPSCNIISISSFKNPLYTSLIIEDNGGGIKKDDIKKIFKRFYKTPDSKGFGIGLAMAKTIVEKNNGIISVSNIDEGARFEMKFYNVT; encoded by the coding sequence ATGGTATATGTATTTTGGATAATAAGTCTTTTTTCGCTTTATTATTTTTTAGAAAAAAGAAAGAAAAAGAGAATTAATGAGCTTACCGATTTAATAGAAAATATGAAAAATCAAGAATTTAAAATACCAATGAAGCAAGATGATTTTTCGATTTTGGAAGATAAAATTTACAAACTTTTTATAGAAATAGTAGAAGCCAAGGAAACCACCAGCAAAAATAGTGAAAAGCAAATAGAATACCTAGAAGATATAGCCCATCAAATAAAAACTCCAATTACATCTATGATTTTTTCTGTTGAAAATTTGGAAATTGACTACCCAGATAATGATGATATAGGAATCTTAAAAAGGCAAATTCAAAGATTAAATTCTTTGTCAGATATTTTGCTTAAATTATCAAGCCTTGATGCCAATAAAGATCTTATGAAAAAGGAAGAAATTAATCTTGATGAATTAGTGACTTACGCTTTAGACGCCCTAGATATAAAAAAATCTACAAGTATAAAAACATCAAATAACTTAAAAGAAAATATTATTTTCGGTGATTTTTATTGGCTAACAGAAGCCCTTATTAATATCTTAAAAAATGCAGATAATAGACCTTCTTGCAATATAATCTCTATTTCATCTTTCAAAAATCCACTTTATACATCTTTGATTATTGAGGATAATGGAGGAGGAATTAAAAAAGATGATATCAAAAAAATTTTTAAACGCTTTTATAAAACTCCAGACTCAAAGGGGTTTGGAATCGGTCTAGCTATGGCGAAGACAATTGTTGAAAAGAATAACGGAATAATTTCTGTTTCAAATATTGACGAGGGTGCAAGATTTGAAATGAAATTTTATAATGTCACCTAA
- a CDS encoding ABC transporter ATP-binding protein, with protein sequence MEILKVENLRKEYGEGNSKVVALDGVDITIERGEFVAIVGPSGSGKSTLLHIIGGVDSPSGGKVYIDGNDISQYSSKELALFRRRKVGLIYQFYNLIQNLTVRHNIELPLKLDKRKIHEDVLQDLVKKLGIESKLDSFPSELSGGQQQRVAIARSLIYKPSIILADEPTGNLDRKNSKEIIEIFKYFNKTLKQTIILITHDEKIALEADRIVTIVDGKIIGDEKNE encoded by the coding sequence ATGGAAATTTTAAAAGTAGAAAACTTAAGAAAAGAATATGGGGAAGGCAATTCCAAGGTAGTGGCCTTAGATGGAGTTGACATTACTATTGAAAGAGGAGAATTTGTCGCCATTGTAGGCCCTAGTGGGTCTGGTAAATCTACGCTCTTACATATTATAGGAGGAGTAGATAGTCCAAGCGGTGGAAAAGTTTACATAGATGGTAATGACATCTCCCAATATTCCTCAAAAGAGTTGGCCCTATTTCGCAGGAGGAAAGTAGGTTTAATCTATCAATTTTATAATCTAATCCAAAATCTAACAGTAAGGCACAACATAGAATTACCCTTAAAGTTAGATAAGAGAAAAATCCATGAGGATGTCTTACAAGATCTAGTAAAAAAACTTGGCATAGAAAGTAAACTTGATTCCTTTCCAAGTGAACTATCTGGAGGCCAGCAACAAAGAGTTGCCATAGCAAGGTCTTTAATCTACAAACCATCAATAATCTTAGCTGATGAACCAACTGGCAACCTAGATAGGAAAAACTCCAAGGAAATAATAGAAATCTTCAAATATTTTAATAAGACCTTAAAACAAACAATTATCCTAATCACCCACGATGAAAAAATTGCCCTAGAAGCAGATCGAATTGTCACTATAGTTGATGGGAAAATTATAGGAGATGAGAAAAATGAATAA